GTCAAGAAAGAGCGTTCCGTGGTCGGCCTCCTCCAGAAGTCCTCTGCGATCCCTGTCCGCCCCGGTGAAGGCCCCCTTGACGTACCCAAAGAGCTCGCTTTCCATCAGCGATGGCGTGAACGCCGTGCAGTTCACGGCCACGAACGGTTTCTTTCGCAGATGGCTGGAAAGGTGGATGCAGCTGGCGGCCAGGTCCTTGCCTGTACCGGTTTCTCCCAGCAACAGCACGGATGTCGGCGTGGGGGCGACCTGTTCGAATAGATCCAGAGCCTGCCGTATTTGGGGTGATTTGCCGATGATCGCCGTGCCGCAGGAAGTGCGTCTTTCCCGTTGGGGAGGGATTGACTCCTCGGCCAATGGCTGTTGCTCCGCTTTTGCCGTCAACAACTCCAAAAGCCGCAAAGTCGGTCCTTTGAGAGTGGTATGGTTTTGGGCAAGCAAAGCAGATGGGCAGGGACGATCGTCCAGGTGGAGCACCAAGTCGGGAGGCACTTCCTTCGAGACCGCCGCCGGCGAAAGAGCGGGCAGGCCAAGAATGTGGGCGATTTTGCGGGAGTCCACATTCGGCGTCTCATCGCAGACTCCCAAGAGTTGGATACCAGGCAGACACTTGAGCGCTTCGAGCAGCGGAAGATAGCGCCGGTCAGCCCCGATCAGAAGTACACGCATGTTCGTATCCT
This is a stretch of genomic DNA from Desulfonatronum thioautotrophicum. It encodes these proteins:
- a CDS encoding sigma-54 interaction domain-containing protein, with protein sequence MRVLLIGADRRYLPLLEALKCLPGIQLLGVCDETPNVDSRKIAHILGLPALSPAAVSKEVPPDLVLHLDDRPCPSALLAQNHTTLKGPTLRLLELLTAKAEQQPLAEESIPPQRERRTSCGTAIIGKSPQIRQALDLFEQVAPTPTSVLLLGETGTGKDLAASCIHLSSHLRKKPFVAVNCTAFTPSLMESELFGYVKGAFTGADRDRRGLLEEADHGTLFLDEIGDMPIELQAKLLRFLQTGEARRVGSTQVRNLSVRIIAATNRNLEQAMVQGLFRQDLFYRFNTFTVTMPPLRERAVDIPYLAYHFLTRAEEKLNKRVKGFSDDVLGVLCAYDWPGNVRELKNIIERAVILCKGANIELAHLPEQLVRVPTPIPAISAPNTSPSSSVLTKDRDRVIANFEKKELLQYLKKAAGNVSEASRLSGVPRRTFYRKMRKYGL